The proteins below come from a single Benincasa hispida cultivar B227 chromosome 4, ASM972705v1, whole genome shotgun sequence genomic window:
- the LOC120075100 gene encoding NADP-dependent malic enzyme, which produces MLSFLRHQYLRNLACRGRGFEIEVLGLMESSMKKTMSNGSVHMEMEEIDNKFEEAYGEHNATEDQLITPWTVSVASGYSLLRDPIYNKGLAFSEKERDAHYLRGLLPPALLDQGRQERRMMHNLRNYEVPLHRYIAMMDLQERNERLFYKLLIDNVEELLPVVYTPTVGEACQKYGSIYRRPQGLFISLKEKGKILEVLKNWPERNIQVIVVTDGERILGLGDLGCQGMGIPVGKLSLYTALGGIRPSACLPITIDVGTNNEQLLNDEFYIGLRHKRARGQEYMELLDEFMYAVKKNYGEKVLIQFEDFANHNAFELLSRYSSSHLVFNDDIQGTASVVVAGLLAALKLVGGTLADHTFLFLGAGEAGTGIAELIALEISKQTGAPIEETRKKIWLVDSKGLIVQSRFESLQHFKKPWAHDHESIKDLYGAVQAIKPTVLIGTSGVGKTFTKEVVEAMASFNEKPLILALSNPTSQSECTAEEAYTWSQGRAIFASGSPFDPVEYDGKVFVPGQANNAYIFPGFGLGLIMSGTIRVHDDMLLAASEALAAHVSQENYDKGLIYPPFTNIRKISANIAAKVAAKAYELGLATRLPRPKDLVKFAESCMYSPRYRSYL; this is translated from the exons ATGCTCTCCTTCCTCCGACATCAGTATTTG AGAAATTTGGCTTGTAGAGGAAGAGGATTTGAGATTGAAGTTTTGGGATTAATGGAGAGTTCAATGAAGAAGACAATGAGCAATGGTAGTGTTCATATGGAGATGGAAGAGATTGACAATAAGTTTGAAGAAGCTTATGGAGAACATAATGCCACTGAAGATCAGCTCATTACTCCTTGGACTGTCTCTGTTGCTAG TGGTTATTCCTTACTGCGTGATCCGATCTACAACAAAGGGCTTGCCTTTagtgaaaaagaaagagatgCTCATTACTTGCGTGGCTTGTTGCCACCAGCACTTCTTGATCAAGGGCGTCAG GAAAGGAGGATGATGCATAATCTTCGCAACTATGAAGTTCCATTACACAGATATATTGCCATGATGGATCTTCAG GAGAGAAATGAAAGGCTGTTCTACAAGCTTCTCATTGATAACGTTGAAGAACTACTTCCAGTTGTGTACACTCCAACAGTAGGAGAAGCTTGCCAGAAGTATGGGAGCATTTACAGGCGACCTCAGGGCCTTTTCATCAGTTTGAAAGAGAA GGGCAAGATTCTTGAAGTTTTGAAGAACTGGCCAGAAAGGAACATTCAAGTTATTGTTGTTACCGATGGTGAGCGGATTCTAGGCCTTGGGGATCTCGGATGCCAG GGAATGGGGATTCCTGTGGGGAAGCTTTCTTTGTATACAGCACTTGGAGGAATTCGACCCTCAGCT TGCTTGCCAATCACCATTGACGTTGGTACAAACAACGAACAGCTTCTGAACGATGAGTTTTACATTGGCCTTCGACATAAGCGGGCCAGAGGACAG gAATACATGGAACTTTTAGATGAGTTCATGTATGCAGTAAAGAAGAACTATGGAGAGAAAGTCCTTATACAG TTTGAAGATTTTGCAAACCACAATGCATTCGAGTTGCTTTCAAGATATAGCTCGTCACACCTTGTGTTTAACGACGACATTCAA GGTACAGCATCTGTCGTCGTAGCAGGACTACTTGCAGCTCTTAAACTTGTTGGAGGAACATTAGCTGACCACACTTTCTTGTTCCTTGGAGCTGGAGAG GCTGGAACTGGTATAGCTGAGCTCATTGCTTTGGAGATTTCAAAACAG ACTGGAGCTCCAATTGAAGAGACTCGCAAGAAGATTTGGCTTGTGGACTCAAAG GGGCTAATCGTTCAATCCCGCTTTGAATCCCTTCAACATTTTAAGAAGCCCTGGGCTCATGACCATGAATCTATCAAGGATCTTTACGGTGCCGTCCAG GCAATCAAGCCAACAGTGTTGATAGGAACATCTGGTGTTGGGAAGACATTCACAAAGGAAGTTGTGGAGGCCATGGCTTCCTTCAATGAG AAACCACTTATCCTTGCTCTCTCGAACCCTACGTCGCAATCGGAGTGCACGGCTGAAGAAGCCTATACATGGAGCCAG GGCCGAGCGATCTTTGCTAGCGGAAGTCCATTTGACCCTGTTGAATATGACGGGAAAGTTTTTGTGCCTGGCCAG GCAAACAATGCTTACATATTCCCTGGATTTGGCTTGGGTCTGATCATGTCGGGGACGATTCGTGTGCATGATGACATGCTCTTGGCAGCCT CGGAGGCTTTGGCTGCCCACGTGAGTCAGGAAAACTATGACAAGGGATTGATTTACCCTCCTTTTACCAACATCAGGAAGATATCTGCTAACATTGCTGCTAAAGTTGCTGCTAAGGCTTATGAACTTG GTCTGGCTACTCGTCTTCCTCGACCCAAAGATCTCGTAAAATTTGCAGAGAGCTGCATGTACAGCCCCCGCTACCGTAGCTACCTTTAA